CACCAAAGGATTGAACATTGAATTAAAGGAGACAGGCATTGGATTAaatgatattgatgatgataTAGAGAATATGAGGAAGAAAGAATTAGAGAGAAGAGGACCTGATGTTGAGTATGAAGTCTGGTTCCACTTAAGTCAGAAAGAGAGGGGGTCAAGGGAGAGCAAGATAGTAGGTGCTCTTGGATTGCCGCCAGTCTTGCCATGCTTCCCTCCACGCAGGGTTGCTATGAGTGTGTAGAGCCTAGTCCAAAGTGTTGATATAAGGCTGAAAAGCGGTAAACTATATTAACTCGAAATAGTTTCAAAGCATCTATGACAGTGatttcattcaacaattttTGCTCACATTAAGGAGATTAACATTTTTACAACACTCATCATACCACCTTCAGCCaaatttcaacaatttcaaatcccAATCCGTGTTGGCATACCATTGCTCCAGCATCAAACCAGAATCAAACATCACCAAAACATAATACAACTTAACTGTCTGTGCCTTTATAGTGTTTTCTCTCTATAGGACGCTATTTCTTACCATTTTACTCTTTTACGTGactatttatttgaatttaactttttttttttaagtaaaatagtTTCCTATAATAGAAAACAGTGAAAAGTTATTATCAAACATAGTCATAAAAGGATAAGTCCTACCACAGCGGTAATACAATTATCCTGCGACCAGTAATACATACTCAGCAATCACACAAGTGCTAGAATTTATTTTCCCACTTGGAAATTGAAGTTAAACTTACACGGGCATTCTCGTTTTCCCTTTCAATACCTAATCTATGACCTTAATATGCTAAATTGCAATTGCATTCCTCTTCAATCCCTTAAACTATAGTTTGTGCTTCCCTAAACACGAGGTACCTTGCGAATAGCCTAAATGAAAGGTGGTAAACTTGATCAGCAATGTATAACGgtaaagagaggaagaagagagaaccTGGATAGAGGAGAGTGAAAGGTACGGAAGTCTGCGAAGGAATAAATGAAAAACGAAAATGTAAAAGCAATGAATGGGTTATCTCAAATCAATTTCCTCGTCTCATCTTCCCTTCTTATCCCCTAacttaaaacaaacaaaaatactcagttaaacaatttattccgcggattaattaatattttgctcataatttttgttgttttgattaattttgattctgatttttctatttaattaagTCACATTTAAAtggattatttatttaaattttatttactttttaaatctttttaacttGTCATATTAGTGTAACGCAGTATTtagttgaattttttatttgcttaCAACGGTTTCCTTgaaattataagattttttcaatttattcaaGTTAAGGGTACTAACTtacttaaaattgaatttaatttatttactaataaaaataaaagtcaaagattctattttatgaaaattttattaaatattatttattttaaaaaaattatttaaatagaaaaattaagttacaaaatgtaaaatatatcaataataacaaaagaaaatatattttttattttttttaaatattaaagtctaaaatttacaataaaaaccttacattcatattttaaatttttttatcgttTTTCTTGAATTAGTTGATTCTTTTAATCAACAGTTAATTTGATtgtcttaattaaaattttcaaataagtataaatttaaaatatgtattttttttaatttaaattaaaataataaaattaatttcaatatttaggTTGagtaatttaatgaataaattttaaaaaattattttaatatgcataaatttaattattaatatgatCCATGGACATAAACAACACTTTCTAATTTGTATAAgattaagagttaaaaaaataatataaaaactaaattgaatatataacattaatattttatgttgttaCGAGACATTGTCATTATTAACACAAAATAATGACTTGATACCATACTTGTTttgactaaaaaaaattaaaattaaaataaaatgctacGACATGTGgtatttgcaaaaaaaaatatattatactaattcaatgtttatacaattttaataagaaaactaaattaaatcaatctAAATTAGTTACAAAAAATTGTGACGAAAAcgaataaaacaacaaaaattagatatataattaaatattgtttctaaaactattatatttagGTGGATTGAAggtaaaaatttgtatataaagaaTCTAAGCATTCTCTACTTACTACAAAGAATAAAATCTCAGATTTAAAAGTTTATCTAAATAATCCTCgttaatgtattaaaaaaatgaataatattatgAATGTGTACTGTATTGGCTATCATCATGAAAATTTAGGAGCTCTAAGCTTAAAAGGCATGTGATGCaacgttttatatatatatatatatatatggtggaTTTGAAAGAACCATTTTTGAATTAGGGTACAAACATTATGTATTTTGTATTAATGCACTTGGGATTATTGTACATAGTACTCAACAGCcttttaataaattcttttgcagctaaagaaataagaaaaaatacaagTGTATAATTATTGcaaataaaaaagtaagaacataaataattatgattatactaagaaaaatggagttgaaaacttaatatttacagaaaaataaatgtaaaaaaagttttagaagtaattattttagtcttttttaagaatttaattttcgttattgtattttaaatatatttttaatgccTTTGACACAAAagtaatctttaaaattatccagaaaatttaatccttcaaaagcataattttttattacttatttatttcataaattaatcttaaaataagCAGTTACTTTTTTCATTTGTGTGATGGTATGGTTGGTGAATTACCATTTAGAAAGAGAGAGAGTTGTATATGAATGAGATATATTAGTTATAGCACGCCCTTTCAGAAGTTAGTAATGCGTTGTTATATATTGTCAATAAATCTTTCCCAAGCTTGATCTCAGTCACAACTATGGATCTGGGACAGGTATGTAAAATTTCAATCAATAATGTATGTTTTCTGCATTTCATTCTATTAGGATAATTGAATACGATCTCGtttctttctttccatttcCCCCTTCTTTGTTagatacatttttaaatttctcttcTACGTTGAAGAAAAATAACGAAATTATGTACACCTAATTAgcatgttttaaatttcttataatttcaACTCAAGTTCGTTGTCTGTCCATTGATTTGGTTGGaatgattatattattgttcTTTTTTCTACGATAATTAATTCATCACATTGTACTATGCGTGCAGCCTGTAGAGGAAAACTACGCTAATCCAAACACTTGCTTATTTCATGTTCTCTTCAAGGTTCACTTTATTTCATGTGTTTACAttatttcaacatttttctCTATTCGCCAATGGCAGTTGTTAGTTCTAAAAAGTGTAACGTTTTTCGTTTTTTGTGTCTGGCAGGCTGCGGCTTTGGCATTTTACATTCTCTCTACCCTCTTTATTGATAACTTTGTCATCATTTTCGTGATTACTGTCCTTCTAGCCGCTCTTGATTTTTGGGTAGTCAAGAATGTGAGTGGGAGAATTTTAGTTGGTTTACGGTGGTGGAATGAAATAAATGATCTGGGTGAGAGTGTTTGGAGATTTGAGTGTCTTGATCAAGAGGTGCGAATTGCTTGTTTACTCAGTTGCAACTTGCATGttgttatcatttttttttaaatgatatctCTCTGTGCTCTGTTTATCTATAATGTCTCTGCTGAGTTGCATAAGATTGCATCAAAATGCTATGGATATACATTACgtatctattttgttttttctccaGTCATTGGCCCGGATCAACAAGAAAGATTCATGGCTTTTCTGGTGGACACTTTACCTTACAGTAAGAAAACATCAATCCATAAGAGATTGTGATGACATTCTAGTTTTTCTTATATCCTTTGGCTATTTATGGTAATTTGTCAGAAAAATCGAAGGGGTTGTGCACAGATAAGGCTTATTTAGATGGTTCATTCATGTGTTGTTTTGATATGAGTACTGAATAAGGTAAATAGAGTGACCGATTCTCTCAAATGGTGGATCTGAATGGAAAGTATAATTGACATTTGGGTTTTTCCACTgcttacattttgtttttttatcaccCCTCATTCAAAACTTTGTTATCCATTACATCATTTTCTTGTGTATTCCTCTGCAGGCAGTTGCGTGGACCCTGATGGCAATATTCTCACTAATAAAGCTGCAAGCTGATTACCTCCTAGTTGTTGGAGTTTGTTTAACCCTTAGTGTTGCAAATATTATTGGTTTTACCAAATGCCAAAAAGGTATGCTGATTTGTGTATGTTATTCAAATTGTATCTTATATTTCCAGTAATATTTATTGGTTTAAGGTGGGGTCACTTGCTCACTCTAATTTACCTCCATACTTCCaacataaattaattcattatacTGCTAACAAATTAATAATGTCATTTTCAAGAGTTGAAATTGGGACATATAATTTGATTGCATCTGTTTCTCTTGTGGGGTTctataaaaacatgtttagaGTTCATTGTTTACATGTCAAATGgtataatttatgaattttcgTATAATTTTCTGGTTTGGTGCGATTGGCACTATTTGCCCCTCAACGTAAttgcttttcttttatcattatttcTTGCGGTTGGGTCACGATATCTGGGTCAAAGGTTGTAGATGCCACTATATATATGTAGGATTTTATGATTGTTAATGCCTTTTAAATTGCATTCTTGTATATGCTGCTTAAAATTACAATCTATTCGGTGGATTCTGTTGGATTAGCAGGGTCATTTTATTAGATCATTACGATGCTCTTAGTCTATATTGATTCCTAATCAAAGAAATTCTTGTGTTGTCATCGTTAAGATAGTAGAAATGGTTGTACACTTGTACTGACAACGAATCATGATTAAGTCAATGGGGCGTGAAAACGGAAAGCAAAAGGAATAATGCTTTGTAAATTGTAACAAATACATCGCATACTTTTTTTTGGGGATGAACTTTAGGTTCTATATTTTAACTGTTGCATCAATGTTTTCTGCATTGCATGCATGCCAGGGaagcatatttcattttaatttatgtggTCCTGTGAATATGCATGAAACATATATATGCCTTGTTAGTTCTTCTAAGCTTAATTTCATATCTCACATCGTGAGACTGGTAGTTCTACCTGTGTCTCCCTTTCTGCCCTGAATTTAAATCAACAGTCCACAAAGTTGTCCACTTCCTAGTCATCCCAATAAACAATGACAGTTGGTTAAATGAAAGAGTACATTTTCTTTCTCGTTTATCTCTGAGGTATCATTTTTCTATTAAGGGAAGAAAAAGAGGACACAAATGAGATATGTGTTTCTTCCTAACTGGAAGGATTTCTTTCTACGCAAATGTTCCTTTTTGTTTGGCAATcctttatatttatcaaatggAGAAACAATTTGCAATGGATACCGTTGATTGGTCATTTTCAGATGCTAAGAAACGGATTCAACAATTTGCCACCCAAACAATTGCCTCACGGGTCACATCTACATTACAATCAGCATTCAGTGTTGTTTGAGGAATCTTTTACCCCTACGTCAGTTGCAGAGGAAATTCTTATCCCAAAATCACATATGATGAATTGAGGATGACTTTATGTAGAATGTATGGATTTAAGGAACTCCCTGTTCTCCAAGGAAAAGTATAGACTACTTAGAGTAATAAAGAGTCTGAAAGAGGAGAGGTAGCCCTCGCCCAGTCCAGCAACCAGCTAAATGACTCAATGGCTAGAGTATTAGGTAAATTGCATTGACTGTATGCCAGCACATGCAAAATTTTGTACCTTCCACTGTAGTGGCTATGACTATTATTGTCGAATCACATGCcaaaataattacttttccAACTGCAAATCATGCTTTTTCTTAGTTACTTTTTTGCATTCAAGTTTTAGGAATAACGTTTTTTATTACTCTATCTCTGTATCCATTGTATCATTTATGTTATAAAAGCTATGATCATTACGTATTATTACGATTTTATGGTGCTACGATATCTCAGTTAAGCCAATACCCATGTGAACAAAGAAATACAAAACGAACCTAAAAACAGGTAACTCAACCCTATATctgaaaagacatatttaatgAAACCCAGccaaacaaacatttttatgAACCACCTCATATACAGataataaacttaaatactTCTCCATTTTGTAACAAATTCTCTTTTTTGCCAATTTGGACGCATCTATGCATTTGCAGAACACAGGAGACTGCTGAGCTCTGAGAGAATGTGTGTAGGCTAATAAGATCAAGGGCACTGCTTTCCTTCTTGTGTAcatgaaaatgttttattatttcactTCTAATTACAAACATGTCATGTCAGTGTTTTCAATCTATTTTCTATTTATGCTCACTAATTCTTCTACAAAATCTTGCAATCAAAGAACAAAGCAGAAACACAAGGGTTTAacagtgaaaaaaagaaaatgaaaaacataaaaccaTATTTCACACTAGACAAGCCCTTTGCTTCTCTTTCCTAACAAAGACAAGAAAGTAAATTGTTTAGAATATCGTTTAAAACAATAGCAAACTCTCTTTACTatgctttattttttattttatttaaaataaaataaagacagtATTTTGTAGCTTAATTTTTGGTATTGTATgttatgtatattaaataatatattatgtatttatttttatcatacatAGAAAAGTCCTtttcaaatatgattttatcGTTCTTCTTGTAACGACATCTATTcatattatttccttttaagGAGGAAAATGCTAAAAGTAGagtatatgaaaaaatatgcatagaaaacaaaaatatactttaagagatggaaacaaaatataaataagtcaatgaagacaaataaaaataaattaaaataacttgtaATCCgcacatttttttcaattttttcttcttctcatttaTCCTCACCTAACATCACTCACGTCACCTGtatttctctttaaaatttCAGGTTATAATACAGAGAAATTAAAGTTTATGCAAAAAGAAGTACTATGCACAcgaattgttttattttttttagaaaaagctTATATTGGTggagtaataaatatttaatgtattttcttaaattttgatgttAGATAATACTCTAATATGGTTAACTTTTGTTCAGATTAAATAGaaagaatcttaaaataaacttttgattGTAGTAAACTATAATAGGCTAATTCGAATGCACTTTTAAGAAATTGTTCAACAATCATTTTGTTGGAAAGAATTCTCCACGAAAGAAGAAAACCCTATCCCTAGCTATATGCTTGGCCGAAGATAACGCAACTTCCCCCAAAATTAGCAAAAATACATCACTTTACTCTGATCAGAGAATACAAATATCACGGTTGAGACTTACTACTGCAAACTTCAAACCCCACGTTCAAGTTAGAAATAGAGAGTAACCTAAATTTTGTAAGCAGCTAATAGATCTACTCGTAGATATTCAAccataaaaatctaaaataaatagtttactAAAAGgggaaacaaaagaaataggTAACCATGGGGATTCTGTGGTGAGAAATCAGAATCTCAATCTTCGTTTCCCAAGGTAGCATTTCACTTCCTATACATAAGAAAAAGGTTACATTCAAATTCAAACATGGTTTTCTCCATGCTTGTTTCTTTTCACAAGTTTAAAACATCCTTTCTCAAACCTCTCTATCGTTTCCATTAACGttatattaattgataaaaCATTCAAAATCATCTATATCAACTACTTCCACGTGCTTCGTTTGTATTCTTTTGTTATGATCACGATCAACCTTGTTTGCAACTGCACCATGAAACCATCCCCTAAGATCCTAATTGGTCACAAGAATTCATCGTTTCTTGCAAGATGTCACCATACTCTGATCATGTCTATGTCCAATAACTCAACCGCTTGTGACCTCAATCTTCATCTCAAGACCATGCAGTGCCCTTTTCACGTGCGGGAATTTGGACGCATAATGCATGGAAGTCAACAAGTTTTCGGGCTGCTCTCTTCGAGTTTTGGCCAATCAAGTTCCATCGGTTTAAGCACAACAAGAACCACAAAACGGGGTGTGTCTGCCATTGCCGGGATAGACTTCAAATTCAAGTCTCGTGACTTCTCAAGCTCCGTGGAGACATGTGAGAACATTAATGGTAAAATGGTTTACCTAAAGGATGGCATGAATGTGAAGCCAACAGCGGAGGAAAGGGTTGACAATGACGAGGATAGTGTTGGAGGAGAGGAAGTGTCTGGTTTAGAAGCTGATGAGAAAAATAACAAGAGTGAGAATGAACAAGAGGGTGAGAAGGTAGAGGAGGAGGAGACAGAAGTGGAGAAAGAGGCATGGAGTTTATTGCAAGAGGCACTCGTGACATACTGTGATAACCCTGTGGGGACGGTGGCAGCGAATGATTCGGATGATCAACAACCTTTGAATTATGATCAGGTTTTTATAAGGGATTTTATCCCTTCGGCTCTTGCTTTCTTGCTCAAGGGAGAAAAGGAGATTGTCAAGAACTTTCTCCTTTACACCTTGCAACTCCAGGTAATATATATACATGCAGTTTATCAAGGGTTTTCGTTAAAAGTAATGCATAACACAGTATAAAATTGTTTGTTACTTTTGGTGCCAAAAGTTGccgtgagaaaaaaaaataaacagacCTGGATGAAGAGGAAACACATTTTTTAGCCAAAACTACCGATATAGGTAAATTTTGAGGAAATTAGTCAAATGGATAATTCATGCTTTACAGCAAACTTTACGTCTTTTTACAGAAGTCTTGCATTCCAGCATGACTTCTGTTTAACTTGAAGAAAACTATTTAGAAAAACAGGAGGAattagtgatattttttttttaattaagagaCCACTTAAGAGAGAATATGTATAAAATGGGTGGTTTGTTCTTAATTAAGCCCGCCGTAAATAAATGTGATACTGTTGTTTGTCATCATGTCATGATTGATTTCTCTTTATTGATGTTTAATACGCTGCATTCTTCTCCCTATTCAATTGCAAGAGTTGGGAGAAAACAGTGGACTGCCATAGCCCAGGGCAGGGCCTGATGCCTGCTAGTTTCAAAGTTAAAACTATGAAAGTTGACGGAAAAAGTGAAGAAGTTTTAGATCCTGATTTTGGGGAATCAGCTATAGGTCGTGTTGCTCCTGTAGATTCAGGTTAGATTTTTCTGTTCTTTGCGATGTGCCTGTTGCAAAAGGGTAATTCTTTGGGAGATTGATTGTACGAGCATTTTATAAAACAGCATTTCTCAGAATATTATTTGAGTAACATCACAAAATCACTTGTTTCTTTGTTTGGTTTCCTGGTAGGATTGTGGTGGATCATCCTGCTGCAGGCTTATGGGAAGATTACTGGGGACTGCAGCTTGCAAGAAAGGTTGGATGTTCAAACAGGCCTAAAAATGATCCTTAATCTGTGCTTAACGGATGGCTTTGATATGTTTCCTTCTCTGTTAGTAACCGATGGATCTTGCATGATAGACAGGAGGATGGGTATTCATGGCCACCCCCTTGAGATTCAGGTGAGTGAAAATAAGCAACGTTTGCATTCTCGTGTTCTATATTAGGTGTGGTAAGGATTTGGAAATCTCGAATTTTTGTTTCAGCTGCGATAGTCCTAGTCTGTTATAGCTACTCCTACTTTTGTTATATAATCAACATTAATGTATCGGGGGTTGAACTTGAGATGAGAAACTCTGGATTCAGATTTCTGTCTCTACTCTTAGAATCTCTGATTTTGGTTGAACTTGTGGTAAGTTTTTGATTTGCAGGCCTTGTTTTACTCAGCTCTTCGCTCGGCCCGTGATATGGTTGCTTCAGATGAAAATTCCAAGAATCTGGTTGGAGAAATTAACAACAGACTCAGTGCACTATCATTTCACATTAGAGAATACTATTGGTTGGATGTGCAAAAGATGAATGAGATATACAGGTACAAAACAGAAGAGTACTCATTGGATGccacaaacaagttcaacatcTATCCAGATCAAATCCCTTTGTGGCTAATTGATTGGGTTCCAACCAACGGAGGATATCTTTTAGGGAATCTGCAGCCAGCTCATATGGATTTCAGGTTTTTCATGCTTGGAAATCTTTGGTCAATCGTTTCCTCTTTGGGCACCCCAGGGCAGAATGATGCTATTTTGAATCTGATAGAAGCAAATTGGAAGGATCTAGTGGGGGAAATGCCTCTTAAGATATGTTATCCTGCCTTGGAGCATCATGAATGGCGAATAATTACAGGCTCTGACCCCAAGAACACGTATAAAATTTTCCCTTCATATTTCTTTCAGTTGTTTAGCAGGCCTgagttctttcttttctcttttcggATAAAAGAAAGTACATTAAAGAATGCATAGTGTTTGTATTATTGTCTCTGTGGTGTACATCTCAAGTCTTAACTAAAAACACCATGCTTAACTTGTGCAGCCCTTGGTCATATCATAATGGTGGGTCCTGGCCAACCCTTCTGTGGCAGGTAAATTTCTTTCCGTATTGAAAACAAGTTTGTTTTAATCAAGGAAAGTTGagaaaaagttgttgttcaTCTTCACAACTAAACTTTGCTTCAATGTTGATGTGTTTCCTAATCCATGTTGTCTTCAGTTCACACTtgcatgcatgaaaatgaataGAACTGAACTGGCAGAAAAAGCAGTTGCTTTGGCTGAGAAAAGGCTGCCCCGTGATTCTTGGCCAGAATATTATGACACACCCAATGCAAGATTTATTGGCAAACAAGCCCGGCTTTATCAAACTTGGACTTTAGCTGGGTTCCTTGCATCTAAGATGCTTTTGAAGAATCCTAATTTGGCTTCCTTGTTATGGTGGGATGAGGATTTTGAGATCCTTGAGAATTGTATTTGTTTGCTTCACAAGAGTGGcagagtcaaatcctctcgtGTCCCTGACAAATCTCAGATTCTCGTGTGATGAGAGGCCTTTTATACAATAAAAGGTCTAGGGTATGGTATGAGTTTTATAGGAATATGATTAATATGGCTTTCATTTTATGAGAGATGGAGACTCTCACGCATCTGTACATATGCAAACATATACATactgaattttcttttattaacatGTGTTCCTCATTTCAAAGATACGAAACTTTGCCAGTTATGTCAACTGATCTTTACAATGTAAAAGGGTGTTCCCCAGTATCCTTTCAACGGTTACGACTAATTCGCAATTTGTATTGAACGGCTTTCCTGTATTAATCATCTTTTTAGGTTTGCGTGGTACAACTTATTACCTTTAATCGATTTGGGACTGAAGAGAGGGAATCTAAATGCGATTACTATAGGTAGTAAACTCTCCCAGAATGATATCAAACAAGTGGAATTCAACCTTTAGCAGCTAATACATTTTCAATACATAATGTACATCCCAACCACACAACACATGTAAGCAAATGATGGAAACAAAAGCATGAAAACATTAGAAACCTGCCGAGTAGCCAAAGAAAAGGCATCACTtatgttaaattaataaataaaattggtcACCTCTTATTTGCTATCTACTACATGTTAAAAGTATAACCTGTAGAAAATGATCTCGATAGCAGACGCTGTGTAAAACTAAATCTCGGAACTTCACAGAAGTCCTCTTCTTCTCTTGTAGTCACTGATAGTTAATGTAAGTGCATGCCTACTCCCATCATTCTCAGAAACCCGGCACCCAActgtttcttctattttttgtttccttgaCAGAAATCCATTTTTGAGTCCCTGTGGTCCACCAAAATTCTTGAGTTCAGCCAAAGAGATAGGCAAGTCGAAATCATGCAGCATGTATGATTCTGTTCCACCATCCACAGGAGCATTGGTATCAATCAACTTCCCTTCAATAGCAGCTGCTTGCAATGCTAATTCAGTGACTTCAACACCAATCTTTGTTGTAAcagctctttcttctttctcttccccCTTACTAACTTCACCAtccttttctcctttatcttcattcttttcaGTATCTTTACCGTAGTAATTCCTCGACCTTGTCCACCTCCTCGAAAAGGGATCATAGCCTTCCTCACCAGCTTTCAAATTGGCATTCAACTGTTTATGCTCAGACAAGTTCTTGAAGTTCTCAACCTTGTTCTTCCTGTTCATCTCAGCCAGCCTCAAAGCCTTGGCATCATTCTCCCGGGATTTACGAGATGCTTCCAAATCCGCGAGCTTTCTCAAGATCCTATCCATCTCTGCTTCATCATTCTTACACTTTGCAACCTCCAACAGATTCTTCAAACGATCCTTCTCCACTGCAATGTTCAGTGGCCTAGATGGGGCTGATTTTTTCTCCTCTAGCATCTGCTTCACAGTAGCGGCTGAATAAACATAAGCGCTTGTTCTTCTTATGGCCTCCTTCTTCTCCAATACACTCATCTTACTCGGCATTTGGCTGCAAGTTCTTTCAACTTCTCTAACCCACTGTCTGAACTCTCTCTCCAAGGGTGCAGAATCTGAAACTACAGCCACCTGAAACTTTTTCGCAGAGTTCTCACTTCCCCACACACAGACTAGATACTTGTGAGTGACTCTATTCTCTACCTTGTAATGCTTATTTGGGTCACCTCCATCAACTC
The sequence above is drawn from the Vigna radiata var. radiata cultivar VC1973A chromosome 3, Vradiata_ver6, whole genome shotgun sequence genome and encodes:
- the LOC106757661 gene encoding Golgi apparatus membrane protein-like protein ECHIDNA, which gives rise to MDLGQPVEENYANPNTCLFHVLFKAAALAFYILSTLFIDNFVIIFVITVLLAALDFWVVKNVSGRILVGLRWWNEINDLGESVWRFECLDQESLARINKKDSWLFWWTLYLTAVAWTLMAIFSLIKLQADYLLVVGVCLTLSVANIIGFTKCQKDAKKRIQQFATQTIASRVTSTLQSAFSVV
- the LOC106757662 gene encoding protein RTF1 homolog → MADLENMLLEAAGRTSSPVRKQHKSRNSKSKREGGAAFSDGGSHSREEYSDEGANKKPQRYSSHVPLKKRLDVSRRSSNNSNRNEHGGGDLEDGVPDRDGGSSEESDVGSDLYKNEDDKQKLANMTELEREMILSDRATKKCEKEFKEKMRSKRENKNASAKTGSAANSSYHPSSAKVRSSARNAEKTASKGDVLSELRAKRMKQQILDPRDKLGKASGSGSNSKQKPGVTASPSSSSQSESVIRSDSERDSSDDGGLGDSDDDKNIHESRMPTFENIREITIRRSKLVKWLNEPFFEELIVGCFVRIGIGKSERGPVYRLCTVQRVDGGDPNKHYKVENRVTHKYLVCVWGSENSAKKFQVAVVSDSAPLEREFRQWVREVERTCSQMPSKMSVLEKKEAIRRTSAYVYSAATVKQMLEEKKSAPSRPLNIAVEKDRLKNLLEVAKCKNDEAEMDRILRKLADLEASRKSRENDAKALRLAEMNRKNKVENFKNLSEHKQLNANLKAGEEGYDPFSRRWTRSRNYYGKDTEKNEDKGEKDGEVSKGEEKEERAVTTKIGVEVTELALQAAAIEGKLIDTNAPVDGGTESYMLHDFDLPISLAELKNFGGPQGLKNGFLSRKQKIEETVGCRVSENDGSRHALTLTISDYKRRRGLL
- the LOC106756994 gene encoding alkaline/neutral invertase A, mitochondrial, yielding MKPSPKILIGHKNSSFLARCHHTLIMSMSNNSTACDLNLHLKTMQCPFHVREFGRIMHGSQQVFGLLSSSFGQSSSIGLSTTRTTKRGVSAIAGIDFKFKSRDFSSSVETCENINGKMVYLKDGMNVKPTAEERVDNDEDSVGGEEVSGLEADEKNNKSENEQEGEKVEEEETEVEKEAWSLLQEALVTYCDNPVGTVAANDSDDQQPLNYDQVFIRDFIPSALAFLLKGEKEIVKNFLLYTLQLQSWEKTVDCHSPGQGLMPASFKVKTMKVDGKSEEVLDPDFGESAIGRVAPVDSGLWWIILLQAYGKITGDCSLQERLDVQTGLKMILNLCLTDGFDMFPSLLVTDGSCMIDRRMGIHGHPLEIQALFYSALRSARDMVASDENSKNLVGEINNRLSALSFHIREYYWLDVQKMNEIYRYKTEEYSLDATNKFNIYPDQIPLWLIDWVPTNGGYLLGNLQPAHMDFRFFMLGNLWSIVSSLGTPGQNDAILNLIEANWKDLVGEMPLKICYPALEHHEWRIITGSDPKNTPWSYHNGGSWPTLLWQFTLACMKMNRTELAEKAVALAEKRLPRDSWPEYYDTPNARFIGKQARLYQTWTLAGFLASKMLLKNPNLASLLWWDEDFEILENCICLLHKSGRVKSSRVPDKSQILV